Proteins found in one Paraburkholderia caballeronis genomic segment:
- a CDS encoding acetate/propionate family kinase — MSTLAHPLPAIEGHVVLVVNAGSSSIKCSVYRVVDDPQAEGGARAILGAGGQIEAIGVTPRVVAHMADGRLIVDETFPVAQVSDHDAAFRLLRLVLAVGLRDTPPAAIGHRVVHGGAHHADAVLIDDAVIEELDALTPLAPLHQPHNLEAIRAVRAAAPDLVQVACFDTAFHARAGVLAKLFALPYSYYENGIHRYGFHGLSYEYIARRLHTVAPEIARGRVIVAHLGNGASLCAMQDGKSVETTMGLTALDGLPMGTRCGALDAGAVLWMMARGMSRDDIEKTLYQESGLKGLSGISSDMRELLASDSERAKLAIEFFTYRIAQDIGKLAVTLGGLDGVVFTGGIGEHAAPVREAVCARLKGLFGIDVDHDANAANKLRIDAHGSRVPVFAIPTDEEGMIALHTARILRDSHKG; from the coding sequence GTGAGCACGCTTGCCCATCCGCTTCCGGCGATCGAGGGCCACGTCGTCCTCGTCGTCAACGCGGGATCGTCGAGCATCAAGTGCTCGGTGTATCGCGTGGTCGACGACCCACAGGCCGAAGGCGGCGCGCGCGCGATTCTCGGCGCGGGCGGCCAGATCGAGGCGATCGGCGTGACGCCGCGCGTGGTCGCCCACATGGCGGACGGCCGGCTGATCGTCGACGAGACGTTTCCGGTCGCGCAGGTGTCCGACCATGACGCCGCGTTCCGGCTGCTGCGGCTCGTGCTCGCGGTCGGGCTGCGCGACACGCCGCCCGCCGCGATCGGCCACCGCGTCGTGCACGGCGGCGCGCATCACGCGGACGCGGTGCTGATCGACGACGCGGTGATCGAGGAACTCGACGCGCTGACGCCGCTCGCGCCGCTGCACCAGCCGCACAACCTGGAGGCGATCCGCGCGGTGCGCGCGGCCGCGCCGGATCTGGTGCAGGTCGCGTGCTTCGACACCGCGTTCCACGCGCGCGCCGGCGTGCTCGCGAAGCTGTTCGCGCTGCCGTACAGCTACTACGAGAACGGCATCCACCGTTACGGCTTTCATGGGCTGTCGTACGAGTACATCGCGCGGCGGCTGCATACGGTCGCGCCGGAGATCGCGCGCGGCCGCGTGATCGTCGCGCATCTCGGCAACGGCGCGAGCCTGTGCGCGATGCAGGACGGCAAGAGCGTCGAGACGACGATGGGCCTCACCGCGCTCGACGGCCTGCCGATGGGCACGCGTTGCGGCGCGCTCGACGCGGGCGCGGTGCTGTGGATGATGGCGCGCGGAATGAGCCGCGACGACATCGAAAAGACGCTTTATCAGGAGTCCGGGCTGAAGGGGCTGTCCGGCATCAGCAGCGACATGCGCGAGCTGCTGGCGAGCGACAGCGAACGCGCGAAGCTCGCGATCGAGTTCTTCACGTACCGGATTGCGCAGGACATCGGCAAGCTCGCGGTGACGCTCGGCGGACTGGACGGCGTCGTGTTCACCGGCGGCATCGGCGAGCATGCCGCGCCGGTGCGCGAAGCGGTGTGCGCGCGGCTGAAGGGATTGTTCGGCATCGACGTCGATCACGACGCGAACGCGGCGAACAAGCTGCGGATCGACGCGCACGGCAGCCGTGTGCCGGTGTTTGCGATCCCGACCGACGAGGAAGGGATGATCGCGCTGCACACCGCGCGCATTCTGCGCGACTCGCACAAGGGGTGA
- a CDS encoding RBBP9/YdeN family alpha/beta hydrolase, with protein sequence MFSCAQSRWPPRLVTVPGLHGSDGAHWQTWLERQFPRSLRVEQDDWDAPDLHVWSNALADLLARERGPFLLAAHSFGCLVAAHALQHGATGADVVGVLLVAPASPEKFRFAGALDARRLAMPSILIGSETDPWMPLGGARELAQRLGSAFVNLGDAGHINTAAGFGPWPRAKYFVDTLVHCEAPRRLRDAQPDGGDAVYV encoded by the coding sequence ATGTTTTCATGCGCTCAATCGCGTTGGCCGCCGAGACTCGTGACCGTGCCGGGCCTGCACGGCAGCGACGGCGCGCATTGGCAAACGTGGCTCGAACGGCAGTTCCCGCGCTCGCTGCGCGTCGAGCAGGACGACTGGGACGCGCCCGATCTTCACGTGTGGAGCAACGCGCTCGCGGACCTGCTCGCGCGCGAACGCGGCCCGTTCCTGCTGGCCGCGCACAGCTTCGGCTGCCTCGTCGCAGCGCATGCGCTGCAGCACGGCGCGACCGGCGCGGACGTCGTCGGCGTGCTGCTCGTCGCGCCCGCGAGCCCGGAAAAATTCCGCTTCGCCGGCGCGCTCGACGCGCGGCGCCTCGCGATGCCGTCGATCCTGATCGGCAGCGAAACCGATCCGTGGATGCCGCTTGGCGGCGCGCGCGAACTCGCGCAGCGTCTCGGCAGCGCATTCGTGAATCTCGGCGACGCCGGACACATCAACACGGCCGCCGGCTTCGGCCCGTGGCCGCGCGCGAAATACTTCGTCGATACGCTCGTGCATTGCGAAGCGCCGCGCCGGCTGCGCGATGCGCAGCCGGATGGCGGCGACGCCGTGTACGTCTGA
- a CDS encoding VOC family protein: protein MSQATSINQRPLQPFHLAFPVTSLDNARAFYGGLLGCPEGRSSPEWVDFDFFGHQLVAHLAPQEAGHRSVNQVDGDDVPVRHFGVVLSMSDWHALADRLTTAGTKFVIEPHLRFKGEVGEQATMFFLDPCGNALEFKAFADIGRLFAK, encoded by the coding sequence ATGTCGCAGGCTACGAGCATCAACCAGCGGCCGTTGCAGCCGTTCCATCTCGCGTTTCCGGTCACGAGCCTCGATAACGCACGCGCGTTCTACGGCGGCCTGCTCGGCTGCCCCGAAGGGCGCAGTTCGCCCGAATGGGTCGATTTCGATTTCTTCGGCCATCAACTGGTCGCGCATCTCGCGCCGCAGGAAGCGGGCCATCGCAGCGTGAACCAGGTGGACGGCGACGACGTGCCGGTGCGCCACTTCGGCGTCGTGCTGTCGATGAGCGACTGGCACGCGCTCGCGGACCGGCTGACCACGGCCGGCACGAAGTTCGTCATCGAGCCGCACCTCCGCTTCAAGGGTGAAGTCGGCGAACAGGCGACGATGTTCTTCCTCGACCCGTGCGGCAACGCGCTCGAATTCAAGGCGTTCGCCGACATCGGCCGCCTGTTCGCGAAGTGA
- a CDS encoding 2-hydroxyacid dehydrogenase — MKVLFHLPQTDASAWLHGLALALPGAELREWQPGDDAPADFAIVWKPPRELLAARAGLRAIFNLGAGVDAILALEREHPGTLPKDAPLVRLEDSGMAQQMSEYVMHAVLRYQRRFDEYGLAQARREWHGLAPHPRDTFTVGVLGVGVLGAQVARAVASLGVPVRGFSRSAKQLDGIDTYAGELHGAQFDAFLDGVKVLVNLLPATPDTIDALNARTFSKLARGAYLVNVARGTHVVDRDLLDALAGGTLSAATLDVFRDEPLAAEHPFWREPRITITPHCSALTLRDEAIAQIADKIAALSRGETVSGVVDTERGY, encoded by the coding sequence ATGAAGGTGCTGTTCCATCTGCCGCAGACCGACGCATCCGCGTGGCTGCACGGCCTTGCGCTCGCGCTGCCCGGCGCGGAACTGCGCGAATGGCAACCCGGCGACGACGCGCCGGCCGACTTCGCGATCGTCTGGAAGCCGCCGCGCGAACTGCTCGCCGCGCGCGCCGGCCTGCGCGCGATCTTCAACCTCGGCGCGGGCGTCGATGCGATTCTCGCGCTGGAGCGCGAGCATCCGGGCACGCTGCCGAAGGATGCGCCGCTGGTCCGGCTCGAAGATTCGGGCATGGCGCAGCAGATGAGCGAGTACGTGATGCACGCGGTGCTGCGTTATCAGCGGCGCTTCGACGAATACGGGCTCGCGCAGGCCCGCCGCGAATGGCACGGGCTCGCGCCGCATCCGCGCGACACGTTCACGGTGGGCGTGCTCGGCGTCGGCGTGCTCGGCGCGCAGGTCGCGCGCGCGGTCGCGTCGCTCGGGGTGCCGGTGCGCGGCTTCAGCCGCAGCGCGAAGCAGCTGGACGGCATCGACACCTACGCGGGCGAGCTGCACGGCGCGCAGTTCGATGCGTTCCTCGACGGCGTGAAGGTGCTCGTGAACCTGTTGCCCGCGACGCCGGACACGATCGACGCGTTGAACGCGCGCACGTTCTCGAAGCTCGCACGCGGCGCGTATCTGGTGAACGTCGCGCGCGGTACGCACGTCGTCGATCGGGATCTGCTCGACGCGCTGGCCGGCGGCACGCTGTCCGCCGCGACGCTCGACGTGTTCCGCGACGAGCCGCTCGCGGCGGAGCATCCGTTCTGGCGCGAGCCGCGCATCACGATCACGCCGCATTGCTCGGCGCTGACGCTGCGCGACGAGGCGATCGCGCAGATCGCGGACAAGATCGCGGCGCTGTCGCGCGGCGAAACCGTGAGCGGCGTGGTCGATACGGAACGCGGTTATTGA
- a CDS encoding hydroxymethylglutaryl-CoA lyase, which translates to MALPAAVKIVEVGPRDGLQNEKDFVPTATKIELVNRLSAAGFPNVETTSFVSPKWVPQMADAADVMAGIERRPGTLYSVLTPNLRGLEGALAARADEIVIFGAASEAFSQKNINCSIAESIERFRPVTEAAKQQGLRIRGSLSCALGCPYQGDVPVSAVVDVVERFASIGCDEIDIADTIGVGTPKRTREVYEAVTRVFPRERLSGHFHDTYGQALANIYAALLEGITIFHASVAGLGGCPYAKGATGNVATEDVLYLMNGLGIDTGVDLNQVVAAGDFISTALGRQNASRAGKALLAKSRNEAACA; encoded by the coding sequence ATGGCATTGCCCGCAGCAGTGAAGATCGTCGAAGTCGGTCCCCGCGACGGTCTGCAGAACGAGAAGGACTTCGTGCCGACCGCGACCAAGATCGAACTCGTGAACCGCCTGTCGGCCGCGGGTTTTCCGAACGTGGAGACGACCTCGTTCGTGTCGCCGAAGTGGGTGCCGCAGATGGCCGACGCCGCCGACGTGATGGCCGGCATCGAGCGCCGGCCCGGCACGCTCTACTCGGTGCTGACGCCGAACCTGCGCGGCCTCGAAGGCGCGCTGGCCGCGCGCGCCGACGAGATCGTGATCTTCGGCGCCGCGAGCGAGGCGTTCTCGCAGAAGAACATCAACTGCTCGATCGCGGAAAGCATCGAGCGTTTCCGGCCGGTGACCGAAGCGGCGAAACAGCAGGGGCTGCGCATTCGCGGCAGCCTGTCGTGCGCGCTCGGCTGTCCGTATCAGGGCGATGTGCCGGTGTCGGCGGTCGTCGACGTGGTCGAGCGTTTCGCGTCCATCGGCTGCGACGAGATCGACATCGCGGACACGATCGGCGTCGGCACGCCGAAACGCACGCGCGAAGTGTACGAAGCGGTGACCAGGGTGTTCCCGCGCGAGCGGCTGTCCGGCCACTTCCACGACACGTACGGCCAGGCGCTCGCGAACATCTATGCGGCGCTGCTCGAAGGGATCACGATTTTCCACGCGTCGGTCGCGGGGCTCGGCGGCTGCCCGTATGCGAAGGGCGCGACCGGCAACGTCGCGACCGAGGACGTGCTGTACCTGATGAACGGCCTCGGCATCGACACCGGCGTCGATCTGAACCAGGTCGTCGCGGCCGGCGATTTCATCTCGACCGCGCTCGGCCGGCAAAACGCCTCGCGCGCCGGCAAGGCGCTGCTCGCGAAGTCGCGCAACGAAGCCGCGTGCGCATGA
- a CDS encoding YbaK/EbsC family protein, producing MTETTLSPSDHLDALPDAARRVAQLLRERGHAKPVVMLPETGKTSAEAAAGLGCDVAQIAKSILFRRRDDDAPVLVIASGANRVDERKVAAQVGEIGRADAKFVREKTGYAIGGVCPIGHATTPVTLIDADLFALDSLWAAAGHPHAVFNLTPQELAALTGAPVVDVALRDA from the coding sequence ATGACGGAAACCACGCTCTCCCCCTCCGATCACCTCGATGCGCTGCCCGACGCCGCGCGGCGCGTCGCGCAACTGCTGCGCGAACGCGGCCACGCGAAGCCGGTCGTGATGCTGCCCGAGACCGGCAAGACGTCCGCCGAAGCGGCGGCCGGACTCGGCTGCGACGTCGCGCAGATCGCGAAGTCGATCCTGTTTCGCCGCCGCGACGACGACGCGCCCGTGCTCGTGATCGCGAGCGGCGCGAACCGCGTCGACGAACGCAAGGTCGCCGCGCAGGTCGGCGAGATCGGCCGCGCGGACGCGAAGTTCGTCCGCGAAAAGACCGGTTATGCGATCGGCGGCGTCTGCCCGATCGGCCACGCGACGACGCCGGTCACGCTGATCGACGCGGACCTGTTCGCGCTCGACAGCCTGTGGGCCGCGGCCGGCCATCCGCATGCGGTGTTCAACCTGACGCCGCAGGAACTGGCCGCGCTGACCGGCGCGCCGGTCGTCGACGTCGCGCTGCGGGACGCGTGA
- a CDS encoding DUF1289 domain-containing protein, protein MGSAASTQGAALLLPAPPSPCINVCRMNDATGWCDGCLRTIDEIAGWSSFDDETKRAVWQAIETRHVQWIARRAPNRGGAS, encoded by the coding sequence ATGGGCTCGGCTGCTTCCACGCAGGGCGCGGCGCTGTTGCTGCCCGCGCCGCCGTCGCCGTGCATCAACGTGTGCCGGATGAACGACGCGACCGGCTGGTGCGACGGCTGCCTGCGCACGATCGACGAGATCGCCGGCTGGTCGTCGTTCGACGACGAAACGAAACGCGCGGTGTGGCAAGCAATCGAAACGCGCCACGTGCAATGGATCGCGCGGCGCGCGCCGAACCGGGGAGGCGCATCGTGA
- a CDS encoding MaoC family dehydratase, which translates to MNAPARVVKIGETCSSRLALSPESVKSFATLVNDLNPLHHDDAYAAQSRFGGLIASGTQPSAHFMALLATHFSQYAQPLGLEFDIKLKRASHANDVLTFEWHVVDAWWKPSLNGDLVKLVGSVENQNGDTVILGHATILVMPKPGSAPQ; encoded by the coding sequence GTGAACGCCCCGGCCCGGGTGGTGAAGATCGGCGAGACCTGTTCGTCCAGGCTCGCGTTGTCGCCCGAATCGGTGAAGTCGTTCGCGACGCTCGTGAACGATCTGAACCCGCTGCATCACGACGACGCGTATGCCGCGCAGAGCCGCTTCGGCGGCCTGATCGCGTCCGGCACGCAGCCGTCCGCGCATTTCATGGCGCTGCTCGCGACGCACTTCTCCCAGTACGCGCAGCCGCTCGGCCTCGAATTCGACATCAAGCTGAAGCGCGCGTCGCACGCGAACGACGTGCTGACGTTCGAATGGCACGTCGTCGATGCGTGGTGGAAACCGAGCCTGAACGGCGACCTCGTGAAGCTCGTGGGGTCGGTCGAGAACCAGAACGGCGACACGGTCATTCTCGGCCACGCGACGATCCTCGTGATGCCGAAACCCGGCAGCGCGCCGCAATGA
- a CDS encoding MBL fold metallo-hydrolase, whose product MSADAMLPPSVRVFERGWLSSNNVLLVDDTRAALVDTGYATHADQTVALVRHALGARALDLVVNTHLHSDHCGGNARLQAEWPCDTLIPAASADAVRAWDDARLTFRATGQACERFGFTGTLSPGDRLTLGGLDWQVIGAPGHDPDSVMLHCAGARVLISADALWENGFGVIFPELDGASGFAEQQAVLETIARLDVGTVIPGHGAPFTGVDAALERAFARIAWLKADPARNAKNALKVLIVFKLLEVREMRFDTLLAMLHDADAMRAAATQLAPPQQWPALLRELTGDLAKNGAVIADGERIVAPAHV is encoded by the coding sequence ATGAGCGCGGACGCGATGCTGCCGCCGTCGGTGCGCGTGTTCGAGCGCGGCTGGCTGTCGTCGAACAACGTGCTGCTCGTCGACGACACGCGCGCCGCGCTCGTCGACACCGGCTACGCGACGCACGCGGACCAGACCGTCGCGCTCGTGCGCCATGCGCTCGGCGCGCGTGCGCTCGACCTCGTGGTGAACACGCATCTGCATTCGGACCATTGCGGCGGCAACGCGCGACTGCAGGCCGAATGGCCGTGCGATACGCTGATTCCCGCTGCATCCGCGGACGCGGTGCGCGCCTGGGACGACGCGCGCCTCACGTTTCGCGCGACCGGTCAGGCCTGCGAACGCTTCGGCTTCACCGGCACGCTGTCGCCGGGAGACCGGCTGACGCTCGGCGGGCTCGACTGGCAGGTGATCGGCGCGCCCGGCCACGATCCCGATTCGGTGATGCTTCACTGCGCGGGCGCGCGCGTGCTGATCAGCGCGGATGCGCTGTGGGAGAACGGCTTCGGCGTGATCTTCCCGGAACTGGACGGCGCAAGCGGCTTCGCGGAACAGCAGGCGGTGCTCGAAACGATCGCGCGGCTCGACGTCGGCACCGTGATTCCGGGCCACGGCGCGCCGTTCACCGGCGTCGATGCGGCGCTCGAACGCGCGTTCGCGCGGATCGCGTGGCTGAAGGCCGACCCGGCGCGCAACGCGAAAAACGCGTTGAAGGTGCTGATCGTGTTCAAGCTGCTGGAAGTGCGCGAGATGCGCTTCGACACGTTGCTCGCGATGCTGCACGATGCCGACGCGATGCGCGCGGCGGCCACGCAGCTTGCGCCGCCGCAGCAATGGCCCGCGCTGCTGCGTGAGCTGACCGGCGATCTGGCGAAAAACGGCGCGGTTATCGCGGATGGCGAACGGATCGTCGCTCCGGCACACGTTTGA
- a CDS encoding DMT family transporter: MASSDIRRGAAEMAAAMLMSGTIGWLVVASQQAPLNIAFLRCVLGGATLAVVCAALGMLRRSRLSLRVITLAALGGAAIVANWVLLFAAYSRASISMATAVYNTQPFMLVGLGVLVFRERVSASTLAWLAIAFVGLVCVVKVQPAVLAVPGQYLQGVAYAAGAAFLYAVSSIITKRLAGTPPHLIALVQLVFGALALAPFIRYGTLPATPVHWAQIVTLGIVHTGIMYGQIAGAVLILLAAAGVNLGWRIVPQRRKLSST, encoded by the coding sequence ATGGCTTCATCCGATATCCGTCGCGGCGCGGCCGAGATGGCGGCCGCGATGCTGATGTCCGGCACGATCGGCTGGCTCGTCGTCGCATCGCAGCAGGCGCCGCTGAACATCGCGTTTCTGCGCTGCGTGCTGGGCGGCGCGACGCTCGCCGTGGTCTGCGCGGCGCTCGGGATGCTGCGCCGCTCGCGGCTGTCGCTGCGCGTCATCACGCTGGCCGCGCTCGGCGGCGCGGCGATCGTCGCGAACTGGGTGTTGCTGTTCGCCGCGTACTCGCGCGCGTCGATCTCGATGGCGACCGCCGTGTACAACACGCAGCCGTTCATGCTGGTCGGCCTCGGCGTGCTGGTGTTCCGCGAGCGCGTCAGCGCATCGACGCTCGCGTGGCTCGCAATCGCGTTCGTCGGGCTGGTCTGCGTCGTGAAAGTGCAGCCGGCCGTGCTCGCGGTGCCGGGGCAGTATCTGCAAGGCGTCGCGTACGCGGCCGGCGCGGCGTTCCTGTACGCGGTGTCGTCGATCATCACGAAGCGGCTCGCGGGCACGCCGCCGCATCTGATCGCGCTCGTGCAACTGGTGTTCGGCGCGCTGGCGCTCGCGCCGTTCATCCGTTACGGCACGCTGCCGGCGACGCCGGTGCATTGGGCGCAGATCGTCACGCTCGGCATCGTGCACACCGGCATCATGTACGGCCAGATCGCGGGCGCGGTGCTGATCCTGCTCGCGGCCGCCGGCGTGAATCTCGGCTGGCGGATCGTGCCGCAACGGCGGAAGCTGTCTTCGACCTGA
- a CDS encoding Lrp/AsnC family transcriptional regulator: MTKRPTAPARSAPLDDVDRALLAALAEDSRAPVSELAKRVGLSAPSTSERLKRLETQRVIDSFTVQVDPRALGYTLQAIVRVKPLPGQLHLVEDLIRRIPEFVECDKVTGDDCFIARLYLYSIEQLDEILSKVAERAETSTAIVKSTPVPRRLPPLG; this comes from the coding sequence ATGACGAAACGCCCGACCGCCCCGGCTCGCTCCGCGCCGCTCGACGACGTGGATCGCGCGCTGCTCGCCGCGCTCGCGGAGGACAGCCGCGCGCCGGTCAGCGAACTCGCGAAACGCGTCGGGTTATCCGCGCCGAGCACGTCCGAACGCCTGAAGCGGCTCGAAACACAACGCGTGATCGACAGCTTCACCGTGCAGGTCGATCCGCGCGCGCTCGGTTATACGTTGCAGGCGATCGTTCGCGTGAAGCCGCTGCCGGGCCAGCTGCATCTGGTCGAAGACCTGATCCGGCGCATCCCGGAGTTCGTCGAATGCGACAAGGTCACCGGCGACGACTGCTTCATCGCGCGGCTCTACCTGTATTCGATCGAGCAACTGGACGAGATTCTGTCGAAGGTCGCCGAGCGCGCGGAAACCAGCACCGCGATCGTGAAGTCGACGCCGGTGCCGCGCCGCCTGCCGCCGCTCGGCTGA
- a CDS encoding alpha/beta fold hydrolase translates to MPFDAFAPFTVSTANGVDIAGVKGGDGPPLLLLHGHPQTHLIWHRCAQELAAHFTVIATDLRGYGASSKPHGDAAHETYSKRAMAADQVAVMRHFGFERFLVCAHDRGARVAHRMALDHPDAVERLMLLDIAPTLAMYEQTDRRFATLYFHWFFLIQPEPLPEALIGANPDAYIERVMGSRHAGLAPFAPEALDAYRHALRQPGAVHAMCEDYRASATIDLDHDRADIERGLKVSCPLRVLWGEHGVIGQCFDPLAEWRKVARDVSGVALPCGHYIPEEAPDALLAEMRSFFDAREP, encoded by the coding sequence ATGCCGTTCGACGCATTCGCGCCTTTCACCGTTTCCACCGCCAATGGCGTCGACATCGCCGGGGTGAAGGGCGGCGACGGTCCGCCGTTGCTGCTCCTGCACGGGCATCCGCAGACGCACCTGATCTGGCATCGCTGCGCGCAGGAACTGGCCGCGCACTTCACGGTGATCGCGACCGATCTGCGAGGGTATGGCGCGTCGTCGAAGCCGCATGGCGATGCGGCGCACGAAACCTATTCGAAACGCGCGATGGCCGCGGACCAGGTCGCGGTGATGCGCCACTTCGGCTTCGAGCGGTTTCTGGTCTGCGCGCACGATCGCGGCGCGCGCGTCGCGCACCGGATGGCGCTCGATCATCCGGACGCGGTCGAGCGGCTGATGCTGCTCGACATCGCGCCGACGCTCGCGATGTACGAGCAGACCGACCGCCGGTTCGCGACGCTGTATTTCCACTGGTTTTTCCTGATCCAGCCGGAGCCGCTGCCGGAGGCGCTGATCGGCGCGAACCCGGACGCCTACATCGAGCGCGTGATGGGCAGCCGCCATGCGGGCCTCGCGCCGTTCGCGCCGGAGGCGCTCGACGCGTATCGCCACGCGCTGCGCCAGCCAGGCGCGGTGCATGCGATGTGCGAGGACTACCGCGCGTCCGCGACCATCGACCTCGATCATGACCGCGCGGATATCGAACGCGGGCTCAAGGTGTCGTGCCCGCTGCGCGTGCTGTGGGGCGAGCACGGCGTGATCGGACAATGCTTCGATCCGCTCGCCGAATGGCGCAAGGTCGCGCGCGACGTCAGCGGCGTCGCGCTGCCGTGCGGCCACTACATTCCGGAAGAAGCGCCCGACGCGCTGCTCGCGGAGATGCGGTCGTTCTTCGACGCGCGCGAACCGTAA
- a CDS encoding NAD(P)H-dependent flavin oxidoreductase, with protein sequence MALPAVLQDLSLPVIGSPMFIVSYPELVLAQCKAGIVGAFPALNARPADVLDEWLTRIQTELAEYKAAHPHARIGPIAVNQIVHQSNARLEHDVRVCIEHEVPIFITSLRAPAKEIIDAVHGYGGIVLHDVINQRHAAKALEAGVDGLILVAAGAGGHAGTTSPFALVGETRRLFDGPIVLSGAIANGGSILAAQAMGADLAYLGTRFIATREAHASDAYKQAIVNASASDIVYTNLFTGVHGNYIRESIVNAGLDPDALPESDKSKMNFAGDKAKAWKDIWGAGQGVGLMNDVPDVAELVARLRREYDETKARLGIGR encoded by the coding sequence ATGGCTTTGCCCGCCGTTCTGCAGGACCTTTCGCTGCCCGTGATCGGCTCGCCGATGTTCATCGTCAGCTATCCGGAACTGGTGCTCGCGCAATGCAAGGCGGGCATCGTCGGCGCGTTTCCGGCGCTCAACGCGCGGCCCGCCGACGTGCTCGACGAATGGCTCACGCGCATCCAGACGGAGCTGGCCGAATACAAGGCCGCGCATCCGCACGCGCGGATCGGGCCGATCGCGGTGAACCAGATCGTCCATCAGTCGAACGCGCGGCTCGAACACGACGTGCGCGTGTGCATCGAGCACGAGGTGCCGATCTTCATCACGAGCCTGCGTGCGCCCGCGAAGGAGATCATCGACGCGGTGCACGGTTACGGCGGCATCGTGCTGCACGACGTCATCAACCAGCGGCATGCGGCGAAGGCGCTCGAAGCAGGCGTGGACGGGCTCATCCTCGTCGCCGCGGGCGCGGGCGGCCACGCGGGCACGACGTCGCCGTTCGCGCTGGTCGGCGAGACGCGGCGGCTGTTCGACGGGCCGATCGTGCTGTCCGGCGCGATCGCGAACGGCGGCTCGATCCTCGCCGCGCAGGCGATGGGCGCGGACCTCGCGTACCTCGGCACGCGTTTCATCGCGACGCGCGAAGCGCACGCGTCCGACGCGTACAAGCAGGCGATCGTCAACGCGAGCGCGTCGGACATCGTCTACACGAACCTGTTCACCGGCGTGCACGGCAACTACATCCGCGAGAGCATCGTGAACGCGGGCCTCGACCCGGACGCGCTGCCGGAGTCGGACAAGTCGAAGATGAACTTCGCCGGCGACAAGGCAAAGGCATGGAAAGACATCTGGGGCGCGGGCCAGGGCGTCGGGCTGATGAACGACGTGCCCGACGTCGCGGAACTGGTCGCGCGGCTCAGGCGCGAGTACGACGAGACGAAGGCGCGGCTCGGGATCGGGCGATGA
- a CDS encoding LysR family transcriptional regulator → MDTLVSMKVFRYVVETGSFVGAAGRMNMSAAMASKHVMHLEQQLGARLLNRTTRRVAPTEAGREYYERLSQVLTELDEAGQAVGAASVVPQGRLRVSSLTAFGLRHVMGAVADYAAEFPQVTVDITLSDRVVELIDEGFDVAIRASPSGLKSSSLIARQLATAHIVLCASPDYLRRHGTPKRVADLARHNFLRYAGMSAQELAPFADAAGGARGKFGGNLIVNHLEALRVVALQGVGVTMLGTEVIGDDLAEGRLVPLLVDELPPRELPIYAVYASRRHLSAKVRSFVDFLARRFADRGLWPTLAQICEAAAR, encoded by the coding sequence ATGGATACACTCGTCAGCATGAAGGTGTTCCGGTACGTCGTCGAAACGGGCAGTTTCGTCGGCGCGGCCGGGCGGATGAACATGTCCGCGGCGATGGCGAGCAAGCACGTGATGCATCTCGAACAGCAACTCGGCGCGCGGCTGCTGAACCGCACCACGCGCCGCGTCGCGCCGACCGAGGCGGGCCGCGAATATTACGAGCGGCTGTCGCAGGTGCTGACCGAACTGGACGAGGCCGGCCAGGCGGTCGGCGCGGCGAGCGTCGTGCCGCAGGGGCGGCTGCGGGTGTCGTCGCTGACCGCGTTCGGGCTGCGTCACGTGATGGGCGCGGTCGCCGACTATGCGGCCGAATTTCCGCAGGTCACCGTCGACATCACGCTGTCCGACCGCGTCGTCGAACTGATCGACGAGGGGTTCGACGTGGCGATCCGCGCGTCGCCGTCGGGGCTCAAGTCGTCGTCGCTGATCGCGCGGCAGCTGGCGACCGCGCATATCGTGCTGTGCGCGTCGCCGGACTATCTGCGCCGCCACGGCACGCCGAAGCGCGTCGCGGATCTCGCGCGGCACAACTTCCTGCGCTACGCGGGTATGTCCGCGCAGGAACTCGCGCCGTTTGCCGACGCGGCGGGCGGCGCGCGCGGGAAGTTCGGCGGCAACCTGATCGTCAACCATCTGGAGGCGCTGCGCGTCGTCGCGCTGCAAGGCGTCGGCGTGACGATGCTCGGCACCGAGGTGATCGGCGACGATCTCGCCGAAGGGCGGCTGGTGCCGCTGCTCGTCGACGAACTGCCGCCGCGCGAGCTGCCGATCTATGCCGTGTATGCGAGCCGGCGGCATCTGTCCGCGAAGGTGAGGTCGTTCGTCGATTTCCTCGCGAGGCGTTTCGCGGATCGCGGGCTGTGGCCGACTCTCGCGCAGATCTGCGAAGCGGCCGCCCGTTGA